The Sorangiineae bacterium MSr11367 genome window below encodes:
- a CDS encoding ABC transporter ATP-binding protein, translating into MSGPLLTIAGVSLDFEGIQALDDVSFEVARGRVCALIGPNGAGKSSMLNVVSGLYTPRSGSVHFEGAPLRSPRELARRGIARTFQNIALFRGMSVLDNVVLARDADARSTFFEHALRLGRAPHEERRARDEARDVLRFLGIDRYENTVVAELSYGLQKRVELARVLVVRPKLLLLDEPMAGMTAAEKDDMCGFLVNAHEAYGTTLVLIEHDLAVVMDLSDQVVVLDHGKKIAEGTPDEVRADPLVIEAYVGRFAA; encoded by the coding sequence ATGAGCGGACCTTTGCTCACCATCGCCGGCGTGTCGCTCGATTTCGAGGGCATCCAGGCCCTCGACGACGTCAGCTTCGAGGTCGCGCGCGGTCGCGTGTGCGCGCTCATCGGACCGAACGGCGCCGGCAAGAGCTCCATGCTCAACGTGGTGAGCGGTCTGTACACGCCGCGCTCGGGCTCCGTGCACTTCGAAGGCGCGCCGCTTCGCAGCCCGCGTGAGCTCGCGCGCCGCGGCATCGCGCGCACCTTCCAGAACATCGCGCTCTTTCGTGGCATGAGCGTCCTGGACAACGTGGTGCTCGCCCGCGACGCCGACGCGCGCTCCACGTTCTTCGAGCATGCGCTGCGCCTCGGCCGCGCCCCGCACGAGGAGCGTCGCGCGCGCGACGAGGCCAGGGACGTGCTCCGGTTTCTCGGCATCGACCGGTACGAAAACACCGTCGTTGCGGAGCTGTCCTATGGGCTGCAAAAGCGGGTCGAGCTCGCGCGCGTCCTCGTCGTGCGGCCCAAGTTGCTCCTGCTGGACGAGCCCATGGCCGGCATGACCGCCGCTGAAAAGGACGATATGTGCGGCTTCCTGGTGAACGCGCACGAGGCCTACGGGACCACCCTCGTCCTCATCGAGCACGATCTCGCCGTGGTGATGGATCTCTCCGACCAGGTCGTGGTCCTCGACCACGGAAAGAAAATCGCCGAGGGCACGCCGGACGAAGTGCGTGCCGATCCCCTCGTGATCGAAGCCTACGTCGGCCGCTTCGCGGCCTGA
- the sfnG gene encoding dimethyl sulfone monooxygenase SfnG, which translates to MSHETISNDPIKFAYWVPNVSGGLVVSKIEQRTDWGYDYNRRLAVLAENNGFDYALSQVRYMASYGAEFQHESTSFSLALLLATQRLKVIAAIHPGLWHPAVFAKYGATADHLSQGRFAVNVVSGWFKGEFTALGEPWLEHDERYRRSEEFIRALRGIWTEDHFSLGGDFYRIRDFSLKPKPLQAPHPEIFQGGNSTAARKMAGRVSDWYFMNGNSLAGLKEQIDEVSANAAAVGRKVRFGVNGFILARDTEAEAHEVLHEIIRKADKEAVEGFGAAVKQAGKAAPDGKGMWQNSNFEDLVQYNDGFRTGLVGTPEQVAERIVALKGIGVNLVLGGFLHYLEDVEYFGKRVLPLVRQLEGQRQTVAA; encoded by the coding sequence ATGAGCCACGAGACCATTTCCAACGATCCCATCAAGTTTGCCTATTGGGTGCCCAACGTCAGCGGCGGGCTGGTCGTGAGTAAAATCGAACAGAGAACCGATTGGGGCTACGATTACAATCGAAGGCTCGCCGTTTTAGCCGAAAACAATGGCTTCGATTACGCGCTCAGCCAAGTGCGCTACATGGCGAGCTACGGCGCGGAGTTCCAGCACGAGTCGACGAGTTTCAGCCTGGCGCTTCTTCTCGCCACGCAGCGGCTCAAGGTCATTGCCGCCATTCACCCGGGCCTCTGGCACCCGGCCGTCTTTGCGAAATACGGCGCCACCGCCGACCATCTTTCCCAGGGCCGCTTCGCCGTCAACGTGGTGAGCGGCTGGTTCAAAGGCGAATTCACCGCGCTCGGTGAGCCCTGGCTCGAGCACGACGAGCGTTACCGCCGCTCGGAGGAATTCATCCGTGCCCTGCGGGGCATTTGGACCGAGGACCACTTCTCGCTGGGCGGTGACTTTTACCGCATTCGCGACTTCAGCTTGAAGCCCAAGCCCCTTCAAGCGCCGCACCCGGAAATCTTCCAAGGCGGAAACTCGACTGCCGCGCGAAAAATGGCGGGGCGCGTCTCCGATTGGTACTTCATGAATGGCAATTCGCTCGCCGGATTGAAAGAGCAAATCGACGAGGTGAGCGCCAACGCCGCCGCGGTAGGTCGCAAGGTGCGATTCGGCGTCAACGGCTTCATCCTGGCCCGCGACACCGAGGCCGAGGCGCACGAGGTCTTGCACGAGATCATTCGCAAGGCCGACAAAGAGGCCGTCGAAGGCTTCGGCGCCGCCGTGAAGCAAGCGGGCAAGGCCGCACCCGACGGAAAGGGCATGTGGCAGAATTCCAACTTCGAGGACCTCGTTCAATACAACGACGGATTCCGCACCGGCTTGGTCGGCACCCCCGAGCAGGTGGCCGAGCGCATCGTGGCCCTGAAGGGCATCGGCGTGAACCTCGTGCTGGGAGGTTTCTTGCACTACCTGGAGGACGTCGAATACTTCGGCAAGCGCGTCTTGCCGTTGGTGCGCCAGCTCGAAGGACAGCGCCAGACGGTCGCCGCATGA
- a CDS encoding acyl-CoA/acyl-ACP dehydrogenase yields the protein MANHDYEAIRAEVRHLVDEIVRPNAEKVDREGIFPRDNLSALARAGWNGVLLPKSLGGRGLDHVAFAIVAEEIGRACASTALVYVMHVGAAQTILLYGNDDQKQRWLVPARDGLLGTYSTSEKASGGHWWFNFSEAARAGDDYLVTAEKSFTTSSGQADYYVLQTRTPGAKGPTDISFFIVDGKSPGIHAGKWEALGVHGNHSGPIRYESVPVARRDRLGEEGQGKDIIYHGVSPVYLIGLGAAWHGVARGALEEITKYATATVHRDFERRLADYQVLRQQIGEAKVLVESVRPWQHALAASLDALWVAGKPQGEILIPLTEFKVHAAEVANATTRRALDVSGGYGYKRGPLERAFRDARAAIAMGPSNNIAREWIGKTLVGLPLELFEAGGE from the coding sequence ATGGCCAACCACGACTACGAAGCGATCCGCGCCGAGGTCCGTCACCTCGTCGACGAGATCGTCCGCCCCAACGCCGAAAAGGTCGACCGCGAAGGCATCTTCCCTCGCGACAACCTGAGCGCGCTCGCACGCGCGGGCTGGAACGGCGTTCTTCTCCCCAAGAGCCTCGGCGGGCGCGGCCTCGATCACGTGGCCTTCGCCATCGTCGCCGAGGAAATCGGCCGCGCGTGCGCATCGACCGCGCTCGTCTACGTGATGCACGTCGGCGCCGCGCAAACCATCCTTCTTTACGGCAACGACGACCAGAAGCAGCGCTGGCTCGTGCCCGCGCGCGACGGGTTGCTCGGCACGTACTCGACCAGCGAAAAGGCCAGCGGCGGCCACTGGTGGTTCAACTTCAGCGAGGCGGCTCGCGCTGGGGACGATTACCTCGTCACCGCCGAAAAGTCGTTCACCACCAGCTCGGGCCAGGCCGACTACTACGTGCTGCAAACCCGCACGCCCGGTGCGAAGGGGCCGACGGACATCTCCTTCTTCATCGTCGATGGCAAATCGCCGGGCATCCACGCGGGCAAGTGGGAAGCGCTCGGCGTGCATGGTAACCATAGCGGGCCGATTCGCTACGAATCCGTGCCCGTTGCCCGGCGCGATCGCCTCGGCGAGGAAGGGCAGGGCAAAGACATCATCTACCATGGCGTCTCGCCGGTGTACCTCATAGGCCTCGGCGCGGCATGGCACGGCGTCGCGCGCGGTGCGCTGGAAGAGATTACCAAATATGCGACCGCCACCGTGCACCGCGACTTCGAGCGGCGCCTGGCGGACTATCAGGTTCTAAGGCAGCAAATTGGCGAGGCTAAAGTCCTCGTGGAGAGCGTGCGCCCGTGGCAGCACGCCCTGGCAGCGTCGCTCGATGCGCTTTGGGTCGCGGGAAAACCGCAGGGAGAAATCCTGATTCCGCTGACCGAATTCAAGGTTCACGCCGCCGAGGTGGCGAATGCGACCACGCGGCGTGCGCTCGACGTGAGCGGTGGCTACGGCTACAAGCGCGGCCCTCTCGAGCGCGCGTTTCGCGATGCGCGTGCGGCGATCGCCATGGGCCCGTCGAACAACATTGCCCGCGAGTGGATCGGAAAGACCCTCGTCGGACTCCCGCTCGAACTTTTCGAAGCGGGCGGCGAATAA
- a CDS encoding acyl-CoA dehydrogenase family protein, protein MPDPLAIASNLAADFETTAVARDREGGTPKRERDALRASGLLALSIPASLGGAGAEWSTIFRTVRIIARADGSLGHVYGFQHLLLATVRLFGTTAQYESLARGTAERHAFWGNALNPLDDRAILSRDGDDFVLHGEKSFCSGARDADVLVVSALDANTRKLVVGAIPANRAGIRARDDWDNMGQRQTDSGSVLFEDVRVHPHELLTQPGPLGSTFATLRPLIAQLTLANVYLGIAEGALEAARRVTRERGKAWFASGVERAIDDPYILGIFGELYVELEAARHVTDAAGSAFERAWARGDDLTADERGAVAVSIAAAKVTTTRVGLEVTTRMFDTAGARATTARLGLDRFWRNLRTHTLHDPVDYKRRDLGRWFLTDVLPAPSFYS, encoded by the coding sequence ATGCCCGACCCGCTCGCGATAGCCTCGAACCTCGCCGCCGACTTCGAGACCACCGCCGTCGCGCGGGATCGCGAAGGGGGGACACCCAAGCGGGAACGCGACGCCCTCCGCGCCTCCGGCCTTCTCGCCCTGAGCATTCCCGCCTCGCTCGGCGGGGCCGGTGCCGAGTGGTCCACCATCTTTCGCACCGTCCGCATCATCGCCCGCGCCGACGGTTCCCTCGGCCACGTCTACGGCTTTCAGCACTTGTTGCTGGCCACCGTTCGCCTTTTCGGGACCACCGCGCAATACGAATCCCTCGCCCGCGGCACCGCCGAACGGCACGCGTTCTGGGGCAATGCTCTCAATCCCCTCGACGATCGCGCGATCCTCTCCCGCGATGGGGACGACTTCGTACTTCACGGCGAAAAGAGCTTTTGCTCCGGTGCGCGCGACGCCGACGTCCTCGTCGTCTCCGCTCTCGACGCGAACACGCGCAAGCTCGTCGTCGGCGCCATCCCCGCGAACCGCGCGGGCATCCGCGCGCGGGATGATTGGGACAACATGGGGCAGCGCCAAACCGACAGCGGCTCGGTGCTCTTCGAGGACGTGCGCGTGCATCCGCACGAGCTCCTCACCCAACCCGGTCCGCTCGGCAGCACCTTCGCGACCCTGAGGCCGCTCATCGCGCAGCTGACCCTCGCCAACGTGTACCTGGGCATCGCCGAAGGCGCCCTCGAAGCGGCCCGACGCGTCACCCGCGAGCGTGGCAAAGCGTGGTTCGCCAGCGGCGTGGAGCGCGCCATCGACGATCCGTACATCCTCGGCATCTTCGGGGAGCTCTACGTCGAGCTCGAGGCCGCGCGGCATGTCACCGACGCCGCCGGCTCCGCCTTCGAGCGTGCCTGGGCGCGCGGCGACGATCTCACCGCCGACGAACGCGGCGCGGTGGCCGTCTCCATTGCCGCGGCCAAGGTCACCACCACCCGCGTCGGCCTCGAGGTGACCACGCGCATGTTCGACACCGCCGGCGCACGCGCCACCACCGCGCGCCTCGGCCTCGATCGCTTCTGGCGAAATCTTCGCACGCACACGTTGCACGATCCCGTCGACTACAAGCGGCGCGATCTCGGGCGCTGGTTTCTCACCGACGTCCTTCCTGCGCCGTCGTTTTACTCCTGA
- the ssuD gene encoding FMNH2-dependent alkanesulfonate monooxygenase, which yields MDILWFLPTHGDGRYLGTTEGARAVDLSYLRQIAQAADALGYYGVLLPTGRSCQDAWIAAATMIPVTERLRFLVALRPGVTSPTTAARMTSTFDRLSQGRLLLNVVTGGDPGEAEGDGIFLSHDERYAATAEFLAIYKRVLATETVDYEGKHLRVRGAKLLFPPLQRPHPPLYIGGSSPPAHAIAARDVDVYLTWGEPPDAVAAKVADVRRRAQELGRTVRFGLRVHIIVRETERAAWDAADDLIRHLDDASIAAAQNAFASFESEGQRRMSALHGGRRDKLEVSPNLWAGVGLVRGGAGTALVGDPETVASRLRAYAALGIDTFILSGYPHLEEAYRVAELLFPLLPVSAAAKRSGAVDHNVTGPFGEIIGQRYAPKPLDATQRPPRAPDAR from the coding sequence ATGGACATCCTCTGGTTTCTTCCCACCCATGGCGATGGGCGATACCTCGGTACGACCGAAGGTGCGCGCGCCGTTGACTTGTCGTACCTGCGGCAGATTGCGCAGGCGGCCGATGCCCTCGGCTATTACGGGGTGCTCCTCCCCACCGGGCGCTCCTGCCAAGATGCGTGGATCGCAGCAGCCACGATGATTCCCGTCACGGAGCGACTGCGCTTTCTCGTGGCGTTGCGGCCCGGGGTCACGTCGCCGACGACGGCCGCGCGCATGACATCGACGTTCGACCGACTCTCGCAGGGCCGGCTCCTTCTCAACGTCGTCACCGGCGGTGATCCTGGCGAGGCCGAGGGCGACGGCATCTTTCTCTCCCACGACGAGCGCTACGCGGCGACGGCAGAGTTTCTGGCCATCTACAAGCGGGTTCTCGCCACCGAGACGGTGGACTACGAGGGCAAGCACCTGCGCGTGCGCGGGGCGAAGCTCTTGTTCCCGCCGTTGCAGCGCCCGCACCCTCCCCTCTACATCGGGGGCTCGTCGCCGCCGGCGCATGCCATTGCCGCGCGCGATGTCGACGTCTACCTCACCTGGGGTGAGCCGCCCGATGCCGTCGCGGCCAAGGTCGCGGATGTGCGGCGCCGGGCCCAGGAGCTCGGTCGCACCGTGCGGTTCGGGCTGCGTGTGCACATCATCGTGCGCGAGACCGAGCGCGCCGCGTGGGATGCGGCCGACGATCTCATTCGTCACCTGGACGATGCATCCATCGCGGCGGCGCAGAATGCGTTTGCCAGCTTCGAATCGGAGGGGCAACGCCGCATGTCGGCGCTTCACGGCGGACGGCGCGACAAGCTGGAGGTGAGCCCCAATCTATGGGCCGGCGTCGGGCTGGTGCGTGGCGGCGCGGGAACGGCCTTGGTCGGCGATCCCGAAACCGTCGCAAGCCGGCTGCGCGCCTACGCGGCCTTGGGCATCGACACCTTCATCCTGTCCGGCTACCCGCACCTCGAAGAAGCGTACCGGGTCGCGGAGCTGCTCTTTCCGCTGCTGCCCGTGTCCGCGGCGGCAAAGCGCAGCGGCGCCGTGGATCACAACGTCACGGGGCCGTTCGGCGAGATCATCGGCCAGCGCTATGCGCCGAAGCCGCTCGACGCCACACAGCGTCCCCCACGTGCACCGGACGCGCGATGA
- a CDS encoding sigma 54-interacting transcriptional regulator — protein sequence MTATSSKAVFQLSCVDSPSTRARALVFEDPRSVELLKRLERMAPSDIPVLVTGETGTGKEIVARYVHDESARARGPFVAVNCGALSPSLMESELFGHEKGSFTGAFSSKPGWFEVADGGTLFLDEVGDLPLSAQVKLLRVLQEREVVRIGARRPIPIDVRVISATNADLETAVAQGRFREDLYYRLNVAHVELLPLRERIGDVWPLARHFLGLYAKRYGIGHAEFTKEAIAHLRAHPWPGNIRELENAVQRALAVAVDGRVTEDDLRLRPRAALATRDPRDECEPVQAGLEAALVALFEHPEPDLYRKIEDMVFRTAYAVSEGNQLGTARLLGISRNVVRARLMQQGLLAGAPRRLRVRIGFQDFGVLASLKSTRALDAVLAAHGAEVDWIECATGMHVVDALADGSMDLGVVGEAPPVFAQAAHAPVVYLASEPPAPEGEAIVVHARSSMGNLADLRGKALAMSRGANVVYFVVRALEEAGLSWSDVEIRTLPPGDAHGAFVRREVDAWAIWNPWLTSLQREMPTRVLRDARGLAPNRAFYMGRRAFADAHPDVVDSFLGQLGTVGGSAARIDEETMESQQSIADTFHRLKFIARPVHVGDAVWRRAASAHSAGR from the coding sequence GTGACCGCGACGAGCTCGAAGGCCGTGTTCCAGCTTTCGTGCGTCGATTCCCCATCGACGAGGGCGCGGGCCCTCGTGTTCGAGGATCCGCGATCGGTCGAGCTTCTGAAGCGGCTCGAGCGGATGGCCCCGAGCGACATTCCCGTATTGGTGACCGGGGAGACGGGCACCGGCAAGGAGATCGTCGCGCGTTACGTGCACGACGAAAGCGCCCGGGCGCGCGGGCCGTTCGTGGCGGTCAACTGCGGGGCGCTCTCGCCCTCGCTGATGGAAAGTGAGCTCTTTGGGCATGAAAAGGGCTCGTTCACCGGGGCCTTTTCGAGCAAACCGGGCTGGTTCGAGGTGGCCGATGGCGGGACGCTCTTCCTCGACGAAGTGGGCGATCTGCCGCTCTCCGCGCAGGTGAAGCTTCTGCGCGTGCTGCAGGAGCGCGAGGTGGTGCGCATCGGCGCCCGCCGCCCGATTCCCATCGACGTGCGCGTGATTTCCGCGACCAACGCGGACCTGGAAACGGCGGTGGCCCAAGGGCGTTTTCGCGAGGATCTGTACTACCGGCTCAACGTCGCGCACGTGGAGCTTCTGCCGCTCCGCGAGCGAATCGGCGATGTTTGGCCGCTCGCGCGCCATTTCCTCGGGCTGTATGCGAAGCGATACGGCATCGGCCACGCGGAGTTCACCAAGGAGGCGATCGCGCATTTGCGGGCGCACCCCTGGCCGGGCAACATCCGCGAACTCGAAAATGCCGTGCAACGCGCGCTCGCCGTGGCGGTGGATGGGCGGGTGACCGAAGACGATCTGCGGCTGCGTCCGCGCGCGGCGCTGGCGACGCGCGACCCGCGTGACGAGTGCGAGCCGGTGCAGGCCGGGTTGGAGGCGGCGCTGGTGGCGCTCTTCGAGCACCCGGAGCCGGATCTGTATCGGAAGATCGAAGATATGGTGTTTCGCACGGCCTACGCGGTGAGCGAGGGCAATCAACTGGGCACGGCGCGGCTGCTCGGCATCAGCCGGAACGTGGTGCGTGCGCGGTTGATGCAGCAGGGGCTCCTCGCCGGCGCCCCGCGGCGGCTGCGCGTGCGCATCGGATTCCAGGACTTCGGCGTGCTCGCCTCGCTGAAGAGCACGCGCGCGCTGGACGCGGTGCTGGCGGCGCACGGCGCGGAGGTGGATTGGATCGAGTGCGCGACCGGGATGCACGTGGTCGATGCCCTGGCCGATGGATCCATGGATCTGGGCGTCGTGGGTGAGGCGCCCCCGGTGTTCGCGCAAGCGGCGCATGCGCCGGTCGTGTACTTGGCGTCCGAACCGCCGGCGCCCGAGGGCGAGGCCATCGTGGTGCACGCGCGTTCGTCGATGGGGAATCTCGCCGATCTTCGCGGCAAAGCGCTGGCCATGAGCCGCGGGGCCAACGTGGTGTACTTCGTGGTGCGCGCGTTGGAGGAAGCCGGGCTCTCGTGGAGCGATGTGGAGATCCGCACCCTGCCGCCGGGCGATGCCCACGGCGCCTTCGTGCGGCGCGAGGTGGATGCGTGGGCGATTTGGAATCCGTGGCTCACGTCCCTGCAGCGTGAAATGCCCACGCGCGTTCTGCGCGATGCGCGCGGCCTGGCGCCCAATCGGGCGTTTTACATGGGCCGCCGCGCGTTTGCGGATGCTCACCCCGACGTGGTGGATTCGTTCTTGGGCCAGCTAGGCACCGTGGGCGGAAGCGCGGCGCGCATCGACGAGGAGACGATGGAATCGCAACAGTCCATCGCCGATACGTTCCACCGCTTGAAATTCATCGCGCGTCCGGTGCACGTGGGGGACGCTGTGTGGCGTCGAGCGGCTTCGGCGCATAGCGCTGGCCGATGA
- a CDS encoding phytanoyl-CoA dioxygenase family protein — MTDIAEHLARMDRDGYTIVENAIDPSLVDALLADLERLERELHAQPAQNLFEGTRTVRIYNLLARGKLYEVVPVHEKVLPIVEGVLDRGCLVSSLSSIAIGPDETAQPIHCDDQLIPLGKPHIPIICNTMWALTDFTEDNGATRVIPGSHTRDHSPELGTPYDDSIPAEMKRGSVLVFNGSLWHGGGANRTSSRRIGIAMNYCAGYIRQQENQQLGIPLEVARGFSPRLRKLVGYGIYRGLIGHIDKCSPVDLLDGTGPRRAMPE, encoded by the coding sequence ATGACCGACATCGCGGAACACCTCGCCCGTATGGACCGCGATGGGTACACGATCGTCGAGAACGCGATCGACCCCTCCTTGGTCGACGCGCTTCTCGCCGATCTCGAGCGCCTCGAACGGGAGCTCCACGCCCAACCGGCGCAGAACCTTTTCGAGGGCACCCGCACGGTGCGCATCTACAACTTGCTCGCGCGCGGGAAGCTCTACGAGGTCGTCCCGGTGCACGAGAAGGTGTTGCCCATCGTCGAGGGGGTGCTCGATCGCGGGTGCCTCGTCTCGTCGCTGTCCTCCATCGCCATTGGGCCGGACGAAACCGCGCAGCCGATCCACTGCGACGACCAGCTGATTCCCCTGGGCAAGCCGCATATCCCCATCATTTGCAACACCATGTGGGCGCTCACGGATTTCACCGAGGACAACGGTGCCACCCGCGTCATTCCCGGCTCGCACACGAGGGACCACTCGCCGGAGTTGGGCACGCCGTATGACGATTCGATCCCCGCGGAAATGAAGCGAGGCAGCGTTCTCGTGTTCAATGGGAGCCTCTGGCACGGCGGCGGGGCGAACCGCACGTCGAGCCGGCGGATCGGCATCGCCATGAATTACTGCGCGGGCTACATCCGGCAGCAAGAAAACCAGCAACTGGGCATCCCGCTGGAGGTGGCGCGCGGCTTTTCGCCGCGGCTGCGCAAGCTCGTGGGGTATGGCATCTACCGCGGGCTCATCGGGCACATCGACAAATGCAGCCCGGTGGACCTTCTCGACGGCACCGGCCCGCGTCGCGCGATGCCGGAGTGA
- the ada gene encoding bifunctional DNA-binding transcriptional regulator/O6-methylguanine-DNA methyltransferase Ada yields the protein MITISMVSTTPNDDARWQAVVRRDRTADGAFFYSVRTTGIYCRPSCASRLARRENVAFHATRAEAEREGFRACKRCRPDEAALDARRAAAVAKACRLIEESDEMPSLDALAEAAEMSRFHFHRVFKQVTGVTPKAYAEAHRAGRVQDELGRAATVTQAIYESGFQSNGRFYAASSQMLGMTPTAFRKGGHGTSIRFAVGECWLGSILVAATDKGVCAILLGNNPDELVREVQDRFPKAQLVGGDAAFEELVARVVGLVEAPEQSLDLPLDVRGSAFQKRVWQALRGIPAGSTLSYADVAARIGQPKAVRAVARACASNSLAVAIPCHRVVRMDGSLSGYRWGVERKRALLSREGVEREGVEREGAPS from the coding sequence ATGATTACGATTTCCATGGTGTCGACCACCCCGAACGACGATGCACGCTGGCAAGCCGTGGTGCGGCGCGACCGCACGGCGGACGGTGCATTCTTCTATTCCGTCCGGACCACGGGCATCTATTGCAGGCCCTCGTGCGCCTCACGCTTGGCACGTCGCGAAAATGTGGCGTTCCACGCGACCCGCGCCGAGGCCGAGCGGGAGGGATTCCGTGCTTGCAAGCGGTGCCGGCCGGACGAGGCCGCACTCGACGCACGCCGGGCCGCCGCCGTGGCGAAGGCTTGCCGGTTGATCGAGGAATCCGACGAAATGCCCAGCCTCGATGCCCTCGCCGAGGCCGCCGAGATGAGCCGTTTTCACTTCCACCGCGTGTTCAAGCAGGTGACGGGCGTCACACCCAAGGCCTATGCCGAGGCCCACCGCGCCGGCCGGGTCCAAGACGAGCTCGGTCGTGCCGCCACGGTGACGCAAGCCATCTACGAATCAGGCTTCCAATCGAACGGACGATTCTACGCCGCCTCGTCCCAGATGCTCGGCATGACGCCCACGGCCTTTCGCAAAGGCGGGCACGGCACCTCCATTCGATTCGCGGTGGGCGAATGTTGGCTCGGTTCGATCCTCGTGGCGGCCACCGACAAGGGCGTATGCGCCATCTTGCTCGGCAACAATCCGGACGAGTTGGTGCGCGAGGTCCAAGACCGGTTCCCCAAAGCGCAGCTCGTGGGCGGCGATGCCGCGTTCGAAGAACTCGTGGCGCGGGTCGTGGGCCTGGTCGAGGCGCCGGAGCAAAGCCTGGATCTGCCGCTCGACGTGCGCGGGAGCGCCTTCCAAAAGCGCGTGTGGCAAGCCTTGCGTGGCATCCCCGCGGGCTCGACGCTCAGCTACGCGGACGTTGCAGCGCGCATCGGGCAGCCCAAGGCGGTGCGGGCGGTGGCACGCGCGTGCGCGTCGAACAGCCTGGCAGTGGCCATCCCGTGCCACCGCGTGGTGCGCATGGACGGATCGCTGTCGGGCTACCGGTGGGGGGTCGAACGCAAACGCGCCCTTCTCTCGCGGGAGGGGGTCGAACGGGAGGGCGTGGAGCGCGAGGGGGCGCCCTCGTGA
- a CDS encoding 2OG-Fe(II) oxygenase codes for MKERVAALDWSNIAKELDTQGYATTGVFLTEKECEALAGTYARDELFRSRVVMARHGFGRGEYKYFSYPLVATLAELRGAFYPRLSDIANRWNEAMGLDVRYPREHAEFLARCHASEQTRPTPLILRYGPGDYNCLHQDLYGEHVFPLQVAFLLSRPGVDFQGGEFVLTEQRPRMQSRAEVVPLARGEGVIFPVHHRPVQGTRGIYRVNMRHGVSRLRTGERYTVGVIFHDAT; via the coding sequence GTGAAGGAGCGCGTCGCCGCGCTGGATTGGTCGAACATCGCGAAGGAGTTGGACACGCAAGGCTACGCCACCACCGGCGTGTTCCTGACCGAGAAGGAGTGCGAGGCGCTCGCGGGCACCTACGCACGGGACGAGCTCTTTCGCAGCCGGGTCGTGATGGCGCGGCACGGCTTCGGCCGGGGTGAGTACAAATATTTTTCCTATCCGCTGGTGGCCACCCTGGCCGAGCTGCGAGGGGCCTTCTATCCCCGGCTCTCGGATATCGCGAACCGTTGGAACGAGGCGATGGGCCTCGACGTGCGCTACCCGCGCGAGCACGCGGAGTTCCTCGCGCGGTGCCACGCCAGCGAACAGACGCGACCGACGCCGCTGATCCTTCGCTACGGCCCTGGCGACTACAATTGCCTGCACCAGGATCTGTACGGCGAGCACGTCTTTCCGTTGCAGGTCGCGTTTCTGTTGTCACGGCCCGGGGTCGACTTCCAGGGCGGAGAATTCGTCCTCACGGAGCAGCGCCCGCGCATGCAGTCGCGCGCCGAAGTCGTTCCGCTCGCGCGCGGCGAGGGCGTAATCTTTCCCGTGCACCACCGCCCAGTGCAGGGCACGCGCGGCATCTACCGTGTGAACATGCGCCACGGGGTCAGCCGTTTGCGCACCGGCGAGCGCTACACCGTCGGGGTCATTTTTCACGACGCAACGTAG
- a CDS encoding TetR/AcrR family transcriptional regulator gives MVLAITRKESNELTRKRLVNGTIDLLREKGVAAATTGRIAKAAGIKQSSFYAHFADRDEVLEVAAAEIGGRVLEKLKRQHAKLDPADVAGSVRRAFRAMGTAFLSEPELTRIFLRHRSDDTSPLGRSFRRLLDRARVELKESFHLYGLAPEPAVAQCYAEIIVASTMGLLEAVLDGRVHDADAALDVLGGVTFTALRALHEKG, from the coding sequence ATGGTGCTCGCGATCACCCGCAAAGAGAGCAACGAGCTGACGCGAAAGCGCCTCGTCAACGGGACGATCGATCTGCTGCGCGAAAAGGGCGTGGCGGCGGCCACCACGGGGCGGATCGCCAAGGCGGCGGGCATCAAGCAATCGAGCTTCTACGCGCACTTCGCCGATCGGGACGAGGTGCTCGAGGTGGCCGCGGCCGAAATCGGGGGCCGCGTCCTCGAGAAATTGAAACGGCAACACGCGAAACTCGACCCGGCCGACGTCGCGGGCTCGGTGCGGCGCGCGTTCCGGGCCATGGGCACGGCGTTTCTCTCGGAGCCCGAGCTCACGCGCATCTTCCTTCGCCACCGCTCGGACGACACGTCCCCGCTGGGCCGAAGCTTTCGGCGCCTGCTCGATCGCGCGCGGGTGGAGCTCAAAGAGAGCTTTCACCTTTACGGGCTCGCGCCCGAGCCGGCGGTGGCGCAATGCTACGCGGAAATCATCGTGGCATCGACCATGGGCCTGCTCGAAGCGGTGCTCGACGGTCGCGTGCACGATGCCGATGCCGCGCTCGATGTCCTGGGTGGAGTGACCTTCACGGCGCTGCGTGCGCTGCATGAGAAAGGCTGA